The genomic window TGTTGGCTATTTATAATGACATTGAAAATGTTAAGTCATTAATTGAAGCGAATAAAAACGAAATAGCCTGTATTATTATTGAACCTGTGGCTGGTAATATGGGGTGCATTCCTCCAACCGAAGGTTTTTTACAAGCCTTGAGAAATGTTTGTAGTGAAAATGATATTCTGTTAATTTTTGATGAAGTTATGACGGGGTTTCGCTTGGCAAAAGGAGGAGCACAAGAGTTATATAATATAAGTGCAGATATTGTATGCTTCGGAAAAGTAATTGGTGGCGGTTTGCCTGTAGGTGCTTTTGCTGCTAGAAATGAAATTATGAATTATTTGGCGCCAATTGGTCCAGTATATCAAGCGGGAACATTAAGCGGAAACCCATTAGCTATGGCTGCGGGTTTGGCGATGTTAACAGAATTAAATAATAACGATACTATTTTTACAAGCTTAGCCAAAAAAACAGCTTACCTACATAAAGGAATTGCTAAGGTTTTAACCGAAAATAATATTACACATACTATAAATAGAGTAGGGTCTATGATTTCTATTCATTTTGATGAGGCTAAAGTTGTAGATTTTAAAACAGCGGCAAACGGAAACAATGATACTTTTAAAGCCTTTTTTCATGGATTGCTAAATGCTGGTGTTTATATAGCGCCAAGTGCTTTCGAAACTTGGTTTATTACAGAAGCATTGAGTTATGAGGATTTGGATTTTACCATCGCAGCAGTTAATACAGTAGCCAAAACTCTTTAAGTAATAAAGAAAATCTAAGCGTAAAGCTTATATTGATATTCAATATCGATCGTCATTTATATGGTGGTCGATATTTTTTTTGAAGAAACACTTAAGCGCTTATCTGTTTTCTTTAAAAACACTTCCCAAATAAAAACAGCATAAACCACAGCGTATTCCAAGGCGATTACCCATAAGTTTTCCGATTTATCTGCTTTATCAATATTAACATAAGCCAAATAACTAAGTATTATTACAAAGCTCCAAACCAACGGAAACTTATATTTCGTAAAAACACTCAAAATTAAAAGTGTTGCAATATACCAAGGGTGTATAGTAGTTGCTGTAAAGTAGTAGAAAGACAAAACGAGTAACATTGCAGAAATTAATTCAACCATTGTTTTATTCTTTCTAAAGAAAGTAATAATCAAAATAAATAAAACAACCAAAATTGGAGTCACCTTTCCTATAATGCCAATTTCATTATAACCTCTAAACGTATAGCCAACTTCTCGGGCTATATAATAAAGACTTGCGTTAAATTCAAAATTCTGAAACCATAAGCCAACAGTTTTAGCGTAATTATTAAAGAATTCCGCAGACAGAAAGGGTGCAAACAATAGGAGTGTGGTTAGTAAAGTTATACTGTAAAAACCAACAAGTTTCCATAAGCCTGCTAATAAATTTGGTTTTTCATTGTTCGTCTTGTGTTTATTAAATAAAAACCACTTAAAAAATAAAGCCAAAAATATTAAAGGAATTAGTTTAACAGTAATGGATAATGCTAAAATCACGGCAGCAAATTTCCATTTTCCACAATGCAGCAAATATAAACTCCATATTAAAAAGAATATCATTACACCTTCAAAATGTAAATTACCCGTGAGTTCAATAATTATAAAAGGATTCAATATATACCAGAAAATATTATAAACAGGAATATCTAATCTTTTAAGTAATTTACTACCATAGAAAAACGTACCAAAATCGGCAGCAATAATAAGAAACTTAAAAACAACAACCGAACCCAAAATACTTTTTCCAGCAAAAACTGAAGCAATAAAAAAACAAAGCTGATTAATAGGTGGGTAATTTGTAAAATGACTCCCGTTAAGCACTCCCATTCCAGTGTACAAAGCCTCGGCTTGGGCTATAGGGGATTGTTCGGAATTTATAAATGATTCAGGCGTAAATAGATAGGGGTTAAAACCAGCAAAAATCATCCGGCCATCCCAAATAAAACGATAAAAATCTTGAGATAAGTTCGGTATAGCCAAAATAAAAACACACCTAAACCCAAAAGCCAAATAAGTTAAAAGCTTAAGGTCATCTTTAAATGTAGATACCAAACGGTAAAACAAAGCAAACAGGGTAACATAAAGACCTATAAGTTTCAAGTAATCTGTACGTACCAAATTATAAGCAAAAGCCCAATAGAGCAAAACAGACAAAATAGCAAGGAGTAATGATTGCTTATTAAGTTTTAAAAAAGTCGAATTCATAAACATGCGGTAAATATATTAAACCTAGTCATTATATATAGGTATATTTCTTTTAGAATAAATTAGGCGTTACTCTTGCTGCACCTTTAGTCGTGCATCAAGAGTCGGGCTTTCACTACTCGCTTTTTTGTGTTGCATAGGCGCAACCACACAAAAAGAGCTTAAACATACCGTTCAATCCCTAACGCGGGGCTAGATCAGGACAGGCTGTTTTTAAAAAAGTTAAGTTAAAATCTGTTGAGGTGGCAGTATTTAACACCTAAACATGTAAGAAATAAAAACTTTAAAGTAGAAATAATGGGAGAGTTATTAAAAAAGAACAGGCATATATAAGAGTACTCTTCCTTTAAATTATATGTGTTGCATATTATAGAAGAATAAAAAAGAATAATGTTACCCCTTTTTTCTGAGGCATTTCAATATTTATCTAGTTAAAACATAAAAAAACGAAATAATATTTAAGCTTAAAAGATTGAAAAAAATAAAATCTATAAAGAATAATGACTACAAAAGTGGCTATATCAAAGAAGATATACCAAGCTGCTTAGCAAAATATATGAGTCATAGTAAAACCTAGTAAAAAAGAAGTTTTGTAAAATATTAAAGATCAATTAATTAAAGTATTTGTAAATAATAATCTAAAAAACCTTCATAAAAAGGTTGTCAGAACTAAAAAGGCATGTATATTTGCACCCCGTTAAAAAAGGTAAAATTTTTAAAGCGGTAACGTTCATACAGAGGTTGCTTAGTTTAGATTTTGAAGGGATTAAATTTCTTTTAAAAAAAGGATTAAAAAACATTGTGAGTTTCAGAAAAGGTTGTAAGTTTGCAGCCGCTAAAAACGGCAACGAATTTAGCGAGACGTTCATAAGAAGGTTATTGGGTTTTGGTTGAGAAAGGGTTTCAAATTTTTTCAAAATAAAAATCAAATAATTGTTGTGGGAGTTAAAAAAGGGTTTTATATTTGCACCCGCTTAGCAAGGTAGCTTGTTAAGAAAAGAAGAGAAAAAGTTCATAAACATATTGAATTGACAGCGTAAAATTAATTTGGAAACGGATTAATTTAACAAAGAGAATAGACCATTTTGAGTATTAGAGATTCTAATTAGTTGTTAAAAGTAATAGTCGAAAGACTTAAAAATTTAACGATGAAGAGTTTGATCCTGGCTCAGGATGAACGCTAGCGGCAGGCCTAACACATGCAAGTCGAGGGGTAACATTGTGCTTGCACAGATGACGACCGGCGCACGGGTGCGTAACGCGTATAGAATCTACCTTTTGCTGCAGGATAGCCCAGAGAAATTTGGATTAATACTGCATAGTATACACTACTTTCATGAGTTATGTATTAAAGGTTACGGCAAAAGATGACTATGCGTCCTATTAGTTAGTTGGTAAGGTAACGGCTTACCAAGACAGCGATAGGTAGGGGCCCTGAGAGGGGGATCCCCCACACTGGTACTGAGACACGGACCAGACTCCTACGGGAGGCAGCAGTGAGGAATATTGGACAATGGAGGCAACTCTGATCCAGCCATGCCGCGTGCAGGATGACTGCCCTATGGGTTGTAAACTGCTTTTATACAGGAAGAAACATCTCTACGTGTAGAGACTTGACGGTACTGTAAGAATAAGGATCGGCTAACTCCGTGCCAGCAGCCGCGGTAATACGGAGGATCCAAGCGTTATCCGGAATCATTGGGTTTAAAGGGTCCGTAGGTGGATAATTAAGTCAGAGGTGAAAGTTTGCAGCTCAACTGTAAAATTGCCTTTGATACTGGTTATCTTGAATCATTATGAAGTAGTTAGAATATGTAGTGTAGCGGTGAAATGCATAGATATTACATAGAATACCAATTGCGAAGGCAGATTACTAATAATGTATTGACACTGATGGACGAAAGCGTGGGGAGCGAACAGGATTAGATACCCTGGTAGTCCACGCCGTAAACGATGGATACTAGCTGTTCGGAACTTGTTTCTGAGTGGCTAAGCGAAAGTGATAAGTATCCCACCTGGGGAGTACGTTCGCAAGAATGAAACTCAAAGGAATTGACGGGGGCCCGCACAAGCGGTGGAGCATGTGGTTTAATTCGATGATACGCGAGGAACCTTACCAGGGCTTAAATGTAGATTGACAGGACTAGAGATAGTTTTTCCTTCGGGCAATTTACAAGGTGCTGCATGGTTGTCGTCAGCTCGTGCCGTGAGGTGTCAGGTTAAGTCCTATAACGAGCGCAACCCCTGTTGTTAGTTGCCAGCGAGTCAAGTCGGGAACTCTAACAAGACTGCCAGTGCAAACTGTGAGGAAGGTGGGGATGACGTCAAATCATCACGGCCCTTACGTCCTGGGCTACACACGTGCTACAATGGTAGGGACAGAGAGCAGCCACTGGGCGACCAGGAGCGAATCTATAAACCCTATCACAGTTCGGATCGGAGTCTGCAACTCGACTCCGTGAAGCTGGAATCGCTAGTAATCGCATATCAGCCATGATGCGGTGAATACGTTCCCGGGCCTTGTACACACCGCCCGTCAAGCCATGGAAGCTGGGAGTGCCTGAAGTCCGTCACCGTAAGGAGCGGCCTAGGGTAAAATCGGTAACTAGGGCTAGTCGTAACAAGGTAGCCGTACCGGAAGGTGCGGCTGGAACACCTCCTTTCTAGAGAAAGACGACTAATTAAGTATCAACAAACTATTATGATAAGTAGTTTATTCTCATTGCTGTTAATTTAAAATACAATTTAGTAGAGTCTCATAGCTCAGCTGGTTAGAGCGCTACACTGATAATGTAGAGGTCGGCAGTTCGAGTCTGCCTGAGACTACTAACTACTAAATAAAGGAAATTCTAGAACTGAGAATTCTAAATTCACATTAAGGATTCTACTGGTTAGGATTTACTAATGGGGGATTAGCTCAGCTGGCTAGAGCGCCTGCCTTGCACGCAGGAGGTCATCGGTTCGACTCCGATATTCTCCACGAAATAATTAATGTAAGTTAATTATAGAAAGTTCATTGACATATTGAAACAAGATACATGAAATTAAAATTAGATTCGTCTAATATTAATATAATAATTGTATAATTAGAATTGTGCACCACGAGCGCACAATATCTAATTAAGTTATTATTTGTTATATCGTAACAAATAATAACGAAACTCATTAAAAAAGCAAAAAGTACAATAAGCTAAATAAGGGCGTATGGGGAATGCCTTGGCTCTCAGAGGCGATGAAGGACGTGATAAGCTGCGAAAAGCTACGGGGATCGGCACACACGAATTGATCCGTAGATATCCGAATGGGGCAACCCACTATATTGAAGATATAGTATGCAGTAATGCAAGCAAACCCGGAGAACTGAAACATCTAAGTACCCGGAGGAGAAGAAAACAAAAGTGATTCCGTTAGTAGTGGCGAGCGAACGCGGATTAGCCCAAACCAGTATTGTTACGGCAATGCTGGGGTTGTAGGACCACGACATTAGAAGCGTAATGAATTAGAATTGTTTGGAAAAACAAACCAAAGACGGTGATAGTCCGGTATAAGTAAAGAACGTGGATATAGTGGTATCCTGAGTAGTGCGGGACACGAGTAATCCTGTATGAAACAGTCGGGACCATCCGATAAGGCTAAATACTCCTGAGAGACCGATAGTGAACTAGTACCGTGAGGGAAAGGTGAAAAGAACCCTGAATAAGGGAGTGAAATAGAACCTGAAACCATACGCTTACAAGCGGTCGGAGCAGACTTGATCTGTGACGGCGTGCCTTTTGCATAATGAGCCTACGAGTTACCGTTGCTAGCAAGGTTAAGGACTTCAGGTCCGGATCCGTAGCGAAAGCGAGTCTGAATAGGGCGCTTAGTTAGTAGTGGTAGACGCGAAACCGTGTGATCTACCCATGGGCAGGTTGAAGCTGTAGTAACATACAGTGGAGGACCGAACCGGTTGACGTTGAAAAGTCTTCGGATGACCTGTGGGTAGGGGTGAAAGGCCAATCAAACTCGGAAATAGCTCGTACTCCCCGAAATGCATTTAGGTGCAGCGTTGATTTATAGTTTTATAGAGGTAGAGCTACTGATTGGATGCGGGGGCTTCACCGCCTACCAATTCCTGACAAACTCCGAATGCTATAAAATGATAATCAGCAGTGAGGGCATGGGTGCTAAGGTCCATGTCCGAGAGGGAAAGAACCCAGACCATCAGCTAAGGTCCCAAAATATATGTTAAGTTGAAAAAACGAGGTTGAACTGCTTTGACAGCTAGGATGTTGGCTTGGAAGCAGCCATTCATTTAAAGAGTGCGTAACAGCTCACTAGTCGAGCGGTTCGGCATGGATAATAATCGGGCATAAACATATTACCGAAGCTATGGGATAGAAATATCGGTAGGGGAGCATTGTAGTGTCGTCGAAGGTGTGCTGTGAGGCATGCTGGAGAAGCTACAAAAGAAAATGTAGGCATAAGTAACGATAATGCGGGCGAGAAACCCGCACACCGAAAGACTAAGGTTTCCTCAGCTATGCTAATCAGCTGAGGGTTAGTCGGGACCTAACGCGAACCCGAAAGGGGTAGTGGATGGACAACTGGTTAATATTCCAGTACCTGCTCTCAATAAAAGTGACGGAGGCGAAAAGTTAGTGCGCACAGACGGAATTGTGCGTTGAAGCGAGTGGTAACACCGCGATAGTACACTGAGACTTCGGTCAAGGTGATAATCTAGCAAATCGACTTCCAAGAAAAGCAAGAGAAGCAGCCCGTACCCTAAACCGACACAGGTAGTTGGGATGAGAATTCTAAGGTGCTCGAGAGATTCATGGCTAAGGAATTAGGCAAAATAGACTCGTAACTTCGGGAGAAGAGTCGCCACCCTTCGGGGTGGCCGCAGTGAAAAGGTCCAGGCGACTGTTTATCAAAAACACAGGGCTATGCTAAATTGAAAGATGATGTATATGGCCTGACACCTGCCCGGTGCTGGAAGGTTAAGTGGAGATGTTAGCTTCGGCGAAGCATTCAAATGAAGCCCCAGTAAACGGCGGCCGTAACTATAACGGTCCTAAGGTAGCGAAATTCCTTGTCGGGTAAGTTCCGACCTGCACGAATGGTGCAACGATCTGGACACTGTCTCAGCCATGAGCTCGGTGAAATTGTAGTATCGGTGAAGATGCCGATTACCCGCTGTGGGACGAAAAGACCCCGTGCACCTTTACTATAGCTTAGTATTGGTTTTGGATAAGTAATGTGTAGGATAGGTGGGAGACTTTGAAGTGGCGTCGCTAGGCGTTGTGGAGTCATTGTTGAAATACCACCCTTTGCTTATCTAGAGTCTAACCTTCTTTTGAAGGGACAGTGCTTGGTGGGTAGTTTGACTGGGGTGGTCGCCTCCAAAAGAGTAACGGAGGCTTCTAAAGGTTCCCTCAGCACGGTTGGTAATCGTGCGTAGAGTGCAATGGCATAAGGGAGCTTGACTGAGAGACCTACAAGTCGATCAGGTACGAAAGTAGAGCATAGTGATCCGGTGGTTCCGTATGGAAGGGCCATCGCTCAAAGGATAAAAGGTACGCCGGGGATAACAGGCTGATCTCCCCCAAGAGCTCATATCGACGGGGGGGTTTGGCACCTCGATGTCGGCTCGTCACATCCTGGGGCTGGAGAAGGTCCCAAGGGTTGGGCTGTTCGCCCATTAAAGTGGCACGCGAGCTGGGTTCAGAACGTCGTGAGACAGTTCGGTCTCTATCTACAGTGGGCGTTAGAAATTTGAGTGGATCTGACTCTAGTACGAGAGGACCGAGTTGGACTAACCTCTGGTGTATCAGTTGTTCCGCCAGGAGCATTGCTGAGTAGCTACGTTGGGAAGGGATAAGCGCTGAAAGCATATAAGCGCGAAACCCACCACAAGATGAGATTTCTTTAAAGGGTCGTGGAAGATTACCACGTTGATAGGCTATAGGTGTAAAGGCAGTAATGTCATAGCCAAGTAGTACTAATAACCCATAGGCTTATTGTACGCCTGTTTTTTTATAAGTTATACAATACATTATATTCATGATTTTTGTTTCAATATGTTAAGATATTTGTTTATCCAAAGAGATAAACGCTGTATGCTAAAGGATTAAAATCTAATAGCGAGCAGCTATAACTTAAGGTGGTTATAGCGATGGGGCTCACCTCTTACCATTCCGAACAGAGAAGTTAAGCCCATTAGCGCCGATGGTACTGCATTTGTGGGAGAGTAGGTCGTTGCCTTTTTTAATCCTCAACAAGAAATTGTTGAGGATTTTTTTTGTTATAAACTTAAATGAAAATATAAACTACAAGGCTCTTTGTATGAGTAGGTTATGGTTTTTGAAGACAAAGTCTAACTTAGGTTATATATTTTGATTGCTTTTTTTATTTACTTCAAGCTAAGTTGGGATTAGGTCAAAATAGTAGTGAGATTTAGGTCTAGGTAAAATATTAGTTAGTCTAAAAAGGAAGAACTTTATATTTGTTAATCCTCTGAACTGCATTCTTATTACTTTTATTTTTGCATTGACATATTCTGCGGATGCATTTGTACTTCTGTTAGTTCATTACCATTCCCTAATCATATTTACAACAAGCAGATAAGTTTTGATATGTTTTTTTACTTCCTATAATTTTATCGGTATCATAACTAGAAGGTATAATGGCGTTATGTATTGATATAGCATTTATTTCAGTATCATCAAAAGAGACATCTATTTTCTTTTTATCAACATTCTGAACAACACTTTCGACACCTTATAATTTATTTTCTACTTTTTCGATTGCTCTTTTATACATACCATAATTCTCTCTTACTCCAAAAGAAATATTTGTATTTGCCATTTGTTTAGAAGTTTCTGTTTTTTACTATTTCTGTTGTTTTTTTATCATCGTTTTACAACTTACTAAACTAATTGTAGTTATAATGGCTAAACTTAAAATCGTTATTTTTATTGTATGAAATTATTAATTAGTCTATTATTTGTTTTACTTCTCCGCAAGTAAGCATTTTACTTCCAAAATATGGATTGATTATTTTCTCTTCTTTAC from Algibacter sp. L1A34 includes these protein-coding regions:
- a CDS encoding mannosyltransferase gives rise to the protein MFMNSTFLKLNKQSLLLAILSVLLYWAFAYNLVRTDYLKLIGLYVTLFALFYRLVSTFKDDLKLLTYLAFGFRCVFILAIPNLSQDFYRFIWDGRMIFAGFNPYLFTPESFINSEQSPIAQAEALYTGMGVLNGSHFTNYPPINQLCFFIASVFAGKSILGSVVVFKFLIIAADFGTFFYGSKLLKRLDIPVYNIFWYILNPFIIIELTGNLHFEGVMIFFLIWSLYLLHCGKWKFAAVILALSITVKLIPLIFLALFFKWFLFNKHKTNNEKPNLLAGLWKLVGFYSITLLTTLLLFAPFLSAEFFNNYAKTVGLWFQNFEFNASLYYIAREVGYTFRGYNEIGIIGKVTPILVVLFILIITFFRKNKTMVELISAMLLVLSFYYFTATTIHPWYIATLLILSVFTKYKFPLVWSFVIILSYLAYVNIDKADKSENLWVIALEYAVVYAVFIWEVFLKKTDKRLSVSSKKISTTI
- the hemL gene encoding glutamate-1-semialdehyde 2,1-aminomutase yields the protein MIYKRSSALFAEAEKVIPGGVNSPVRAFNGVGGTPIFVKEAKGAYLYDEDGNRLIDYINSWGPMILGHAHEPVVNAVIEKAKKGTSFGMPTEIETQIAELAVSMVPNIDKIRFVNSGTEACMSAVRLARGFTNKDKIIKFAGCYHGHSDSFLIQAGSGASTFGTPNSPGVTKGTAKDTLLAIYNDIENVKSLIEANKNEIACIIIEPVAGNMGCIPPTEGFLQALRNVCSENDILLIFDEVMTGFRLAKGGAQELYNISADIVCFGKVIGGGLPVGAFAARNEIMNYLAPIGPVYQAGTLSGNPLAMAAGLAMLTELNNNDTIFTSLAKKTAYLHKGIAKVLTENNITHTINRVGSMISIHFDEAKVVDFKTAANGNNDTFKAFFHGLLNAGVYIAPSAFETWFITEALSYEDLDFTIAAVNTVAKTL